Sequence from the Argentina anserina chromosome 7, drPotAnse1.1, whole genome shotgun sequence genome:
ATCCAGTTTCACTGCAAAAAATAACAGCAGGCAGTGTAATCTGTGATTCACCTGATTTCAAAGGCTCCCGTCTGATATAATACAACCAATCCACTGTCTTTCCCGTCTTTTTTTAAGATTGTAGTCCAACAACATGGTTTTACAAGATTCACCTTCAGAATGGAGTTATTGTCACCCTAGAACGAATGTTTCAGTCGTTTGTGAAAAGAGATATTCAGatgttgaaaattgaaatggGAGAGGATAAAAAAGGGCACCTCAAGCGCAGACTTTAATGAACATAACTGCAATGTGTTGTCACAACAAAGTAGAATGCATATGTTCACTGATCTCTGCACAAAATATGTAGTTCTGGTGAAGGTATTGAGGTCAACTACAAGCTGTGTTGCTCCAGATTCGGCATTAGGTGGTAAATTATCATGATTGGCTTCACCTTCCTTAGGTGAGTCTGGAGAATGCTTCTTTGCACTCGACAAATGACATAAAACATAACTATCCTCTGCAACGAAAGAAATCTATGTTTATTCATTCCATCATAGCACCAAagattaataaataaataaataaataatatatatttctatGTTCTGACAGCAGATACTCACCTATAATGTGCATTGAAATCGCAATGGAATCCTTTTCTTGATGCATGGACCGAGACTTGATCATCTTACCAGTGGCACTatctaaaacaacaatatgtGCATTTCTGGTCATAATGAGCACCAATCCATTTTCAGAATCACTCGAAGTCTTGGATTCAGGATCTTTTACACTTGTTTCATGTCCAGGATCAGCCACATTCTTGGATTCAGAGTCCTGTGGGATTTCCAACACATTTCCAGAATCATTCCGAGTCTGGGATTTAGGGTCTTTTACACTTTTTGCATGTTCAGGATCAATTACATTCTTGGATTCAGAGTCCTTTGGGATTGGCAACACATTTCCACAATCAGTCGAAGTCTTGGATTCAGGATCTTTTACACTCATTCCATGTTCAGGATCAACCACATTCTTATATTCAGGTTTCATTGGGATTACCAACCCATTTCCAGTATCAGTTGAAATCTTGGATTCAGAATCATTTTTATTCATTCTATTTTCAGGCTCGGTGGAATTTTTGGATTCAGAACCCTTTTGGCTATGTGATAAGCTATTAGTATCAGAAATGGATTTCATATACAGACAGATGACTGGGGAACTTGAGTTGGATACACTGTCTGTAAGAAACAAAACTGATGATGAACTAATATCAAGCATTGCAACCTGCATTGTGAAATGGACACATAAATACCAGAAATATATTAATTCACAATTTTGATCGACATTTAAAAGCAAAATTTTAGTATTAAATTTGTTTAAAAGTGATTCTCACCCGGCCACATTCATATCCCACAGCAAGTCTTGCTCCAAAATTGGCATAttgtagtatgcatataggaGAATCAAGAATAGAAAACACAGCAGTGCACCGAGGCCCATTACCTTGTTGTGAAGTATAAACTGCAACCAGAATTGCTCTTATTAGAAAAATGAACCTGGTACAGTGAAAGCAATAAGCAAGTTTCCTATTATGGAACTACTGAATAGGTAACTAGATTCACTCATGATGCTAGAATGAATTACGTACTGTATGAGTTTAATACACTCTCAAGATGATAAATTTTCATATAAAACATGGTGTATGTGAGTTTGTTACAGATTGGCTTCATCACGACTGTTAGGAGCCCATTGCATTAATCGACATCTACATTTATAAGGATAGAGAAAGTCATCTCATTGACCCACTTATCTCTGAGATTTTAGCTCTCAACCAAGCTTTCAAACCAGCATATTGCATGCATCCTGCTCTGTGTGTGCACTTAAATGTCAAGAatgtctctatatatatatatatatcaaacttctcttttattttaagGAATAATGCAGAGACAACTACGTGCAGTAAATAGATATGTACATAACCAACCTTCCTTCTCTGTTTTTGTCACAAAGTGCAATTCTGTCTTGTCTGAGCCCCCTATTAGTTTATAAAGTCGAACCTACAACATATTAAATCAGAGCAAGAATATCAAAGCATCATATGATGATCACCTAACAGAAAATTTATGTACACACAACGTCAAACGACTCTTACCAGACCATTCACACCACCAATAGCTAATTCGAAAGTAAGAGAACAAAATTCCAATGCTGATACTGTTCCATTTGTACATCTGATACCTTTTACCTTTcatccacaaaaaaaaaactagaaaaaatgACTTCTCAATTTTAGTCTCTAGGACACTGTCAAATGAATATCTACTTTAATAACATATTAAAGCAAAAGTTTTGATAGCATACACCAACCTCAGGTCCTATAGCACAGATAAGCGACAGAGATGGATTGGTGGCATCCCATATTCGAATAGATCCATCTTGATATCCTGCCATATATAGTCTCCCAACATGAAAGTTTTCACCATCACGAAGTTGGCCGGGAACACCACCAGTCAAAGGCCACTTTGTGCCCCCCTTGTTCAAAGTGTGTTCCGCATTAAACTTATCTACAGCAACTTGCTTAAGGACCAAGAACACATAAAATCAATAAAGGAAGAGACAGGGAAGTACATGCGCGCGCGCACACATTAAATACACACACGTTCTCCTATATGCCTCGCGAAACTTTCAGCTGAGACAATCTCATTATTATGGAAAAATTGCCAAGATATAATGTATCTAGAGTTCATGGTATCACAAATGAGCACTACCTTAGACAGAGCTGAGGAGCATTTACCATCTCTATCCACCGAAGCAAGCTTTCCCACTGTCATACATGGTTCCGTAGTAGGTATGAACACAGGATACTGCACTGCAGTCCCATCagtctttttcttttgctgaGACATCAGGGCAGACAAGCATTCCTTGTCATAGAAATGCAATTGTCCCTGATTTGTCAAAGTGAATACCAGTGTGTCACCATTCTCCATTGCACTAGCAGCCGGCAATAAAACCATATCCGCAAATGAACCAACTAGTGTAAGGTCTACGCGACCTATGCATTTCAGACTTTCTATTCCTGAAGACCAATCCACGCTGAGAACCTGTGAATTAGAGAGACAAATTGTTGCAAAGCTGAATTGGAGAAATCGAATGTATCTATATCCAGGAGCATAGACATGCAGAGTTAACTATGAATTCCATCAGGAGACATGCTTGTACTGTCATTGTCTTTGACAAATACTCTTTGTTTACTAGGACTTGGAACAGTGGTATTAACTATTCAGTATGGCAGAAACATAGATATAAGTAACAGAACTAAGACAAAAGTACAAGACAAGATTCAACTCAGTTGAAATCATACCGTGAGAACTTCTTCAGATCCAATTCCTCCCCCTCCATAAACAAATAGTTGGCCCCTGGGATGAGTTTTTAACCTATTCGCAGACCAGTTTACAGTCATGACAGGGAGTCTCTTTTCATCTTCTGATAACTGTATCTTTGAAACATTGTTAGGTATATTTTTAGACCTATTATCCTTGGTAGAGGCAGCAGTTAATATATCCCAAAACATTATATCACCATCTGTATAGCCTACAGCAAGAGTCGACCCGTTATCACATACCCAACAAAGAGAGCTTATCTCTTTCTCCACATGTTTCCTGTCTGATATAGCATCAAAAGGCTcagttctttttccttttggaGAACTATGGACTGTTTCTTCCTTCACTTGAAGGTCCTTGGAACCTCTTACACAAACAACTCGATCTTGTGAAGCATCCCAGAGAACAATCAGACCATTCTCGTATGCAATCAGCAGTCTGCAGAAggacaaaattttcaaaataagcCAACTCTAAcaaataattaatataaaaaatatgaaGCTGTAGCATCAGGATTTTTATATGCATCAGTGTTTTACTCGACATGAATAGGAAGATATAAATGACAGTAGCTAATACACATAGATTTTTATGTGTATTTGCATGTGTTTACATGTTTGTTTGGAGCAAGTGTATGTGCAAACATATTTTGGGAATAGTGATACATAAGCTCCGGTTCttaatcaaaacaaggcagatGGACTCTTATAAACACCAAAGAATAGTTCAGTTTAGAAAGGCTAAAAGGCTGAACACATTCCATCAGTTTGCTTTTGGATCCAAAGTATTATAATCTCAACAAGAAAACTAGTTTGCAAAGGTAGAAAGACATTTGAGAGCCTAATGCGTGGTTGGATTGAAAGATTTTGGCACTGTTCTCATAAGGAATCTGTCTTTCCTATTTCCCGGAGAACTAGGTTGATGGAGAACTCCCACAACAGAAAGATTATCAAGCAATGACATTCCAGCTGCTTCTGCAATATAGATAGATAAGTTTAGCATATGAATATAGTGGACAATACATAGCTGCAGTCACAAACGACAAGTGACCATAGTGATGAAATTCTTGTAGAAAAAAGGCCACATTCATCTCTACAGTCTTGTTGTTCTCAGTAACCTCATAACTTTGAAATTTCTTAAATTACACAAAATATTTTGAGTAAGAATTTTACTTGATTTGTCAGGCAGAAGAAATAGTAATGCTAATTATCCAACCCATTTTTCGCTAATCAATGGAGACTAATGCGAGAATTGCATTACAACAAGGTAAGGCATCAACTAATTATTTAGAGACTATGAACTTACCAGCTATAAGGTTTGAAGAAATATTGTATGGCAGTAAGTTGATCTTTCGCTCTTCTGCATCATACCTCACCACAGACACCATTGCGTATTCGTTTCCAATATACCTGATAGTAATGATATGTGGTGTTATTCCATCACCGGAGATTTACTTGTATTTGCGGCTAATGaatatcaaataaaaaaataaccaGATCCACAAGTTCTATACATGTAATTGGTGCCATAAATAACAGAGAATGCAGTTACATTGCATTCCCATTGCAGAGAACCAGCTATTTGCCTGTGTTCCAAATCCCAAACCTGCGAACATCAATAACCTATTAAACCAATCAGTACTGTTAGTAACATACCGGATGCTGGAGATGCAAAAATTATATTGATATTAGATGGTCTCTAGTAGCAGTGTATCATTAACTATAGATTTGGTTTGGAATAAGTACCTGAATTTCATTTTCACTTGAGACACTAGCTAGAAAACCTTGATTTTCCAAGAACTGCAAAAATTtagaatataaatacaaactGTCAACTTTCATcgaaaagaaagaaggaaatGTACCATACCTGTATATATGATCAAGGCATAGAAGACGGAAATAGTACACCGaacaaatgaagaaaacaaCATACTGACTATAAGTCCAATTGAAACGCAAACCTCTAAGTACTTAAATGCCAAGGGCTTAGGAGATATCAGAAGCCCTTCAATATTATCACCACCAATCACTTTTATTCTGCCATCCCTGCATTTAGTCCAGAATAAAGTCagcaaagtttttttttcttttaaactccTACCTTTGGGATAATATTCTAGACCGTCTCCACACTAAGAGGCAAAGTTTCTAACAGATTGCAAAACCACCCAATCATTCAAGAAATGTACTGTTTTGAACAGTGAACAAGATAATATACGAAATTCGGAAACTTTTTACTAGTtatggtaaataagtaaactTACAGGGTTCCAATTGCCAATAAGCTTTGTGTGCGATCAACTGCGAGAATTGACGCAGTGGACGGAATCCCATAGTGAAAAACAATTTTTGGATCTAAATCAGCTTCTGACACCCTTGCCTGTGCCACAAGTAACCCCAAACCTATACAATTAACCACTTGTATTTCTTCTCCCTAAACAATCAAGCAttgcttttcttttcctttttttttttacaccaAAAGATCAAATTTTAAAGCATTTCACATTGAAAGTAGAGCACTTCTGTTTGATTCTTCTAGGTACATTATCACAATTGCTCCTGATGTCTTTTAAATTCAGATAATTAACGATCGAAGAAACAGATTATGGGATTCAACATTGGTAAGTTTAATCAAATGTACCTGAGGAAgaggttgttgtttttgtgagAATTGGTTGAAGAGTTTAGCCAACATAGTGATAGTGAcaatgaggatgatgatgatgatccaGCTGATCGTATTCTGGGTCTGATTTCAAAAACCAAGAATATGGCGTTTTGGTTTCGAGAACAACGACGGTGAGGCGCGAATTCAGTGTGAGGTGGACGGCGATGCGAGAGCGGAGGAGGACTCGATGGCCATCCGTTTTGATGATTCAAAACGAGGGCGTTTTATATAATTAGATATGACTTGGTCTAGTTCCCATTATGCAAGTATATCCTTCATGGATTAGGCACAACCACTCCAATGACTCCATATGCCTAGTTATCCAATAACCAAATACGTATAAGAGAGCTCAACTGCTCAAGTGTATATATACCACCAAATACGTACCTAAAGCCCTACTATACGAAATGATTTTACTATGACACGCTCCCTCAAAAGTTTTCCTCAACGACAAGAGGCTGGTTAAAATTGTGAGTGAAACTACATTCAAGCATTATTAAAAACCTTAAAGCTAACGCTGATTAGCTGATACTGATGCCAAAGCCAATTTTTAGAAACCAAACGAGATCGAAAACCATAGCTCCCGTATAAAAGGTCTTGGGGGAGTGACTGTACTAGCTTTGAATTCATTACATATCCACTGGCAACAAAACAATCCTCACCTATCATAGAAGCATGAGAAACGAACTTAGAGATAACAAATTTTGGTCTACAACAAGTTCTAGTTGAAGAAAACAGAAAACCACATAACTTACCTAAGAGATGTCAGCTTTAAAATCTGTACGTAAATAGCAATGATTGAAGTGTATGTTAGCTGGAAAGATCAAATGAGAAAAAACATTCATTAGAATTATTactaaacaaatcaaaaattcacctttaaaattgaaattcGATTTTTATGACACCATGCAATACTGATCCGAGGATCAATATTATTCTCTCTTGATGTCTCTAATCGATAATTTCGATTCGTTTGAAGGATATCCAGCTTTAATTTCAGCTTATCAATCTTCAGCATTATATTCTACAATTGAATGTCTAAACTGCAATCCAAGAATTTACCCTGAACAATtaactttgtttcttttgaataaaGCGCTTGTGCAGCTACCCTTAATCTTTAATTAATAAAGCCTTCATATACAAGAGGGAATATGAAGCCTAAATCCCTAATTacaaaaatttgaaataataTCAGACATCTCTACAACACAAGTACTCAACAAGACATCAACTAGTAAACAGTGCACCAATGACAACTTCATTTGCTTTACTATAGTGGTGACATACCGGAAAGATAACTCGACTACTGCGAAGCATAAGTACCAATTTTACAACTTTCCCACTATGTTGCTCCAAAAAATAAATCCGACAACATCTAACTTCACCTTACCACTAAGAGGCAGCGACCATTTAACAAAGTAAGGAACTCGCGACCTACCTAGAGCATATAAGACATTAACAATGCACACACAGA
This genomic interval carries:
- the LOC126802617 gene encoding uncharacterized protein LOC126802617; the protein is MLAKLFNQFSQKQQPLPQARVSEADLDPKIVFHYGIPSTASILAVDRTQSLLAIGTLDGRIKVIGGDNIEGLLISPKPLAFKYLEFLENQGFLASVSSENEIQVWDLEHRQIAGSLQWECNVTAFSVIYGTNYMYIGNEYAMVSVVRYDAEERKINLLPYNISSNLIAEAAGMSLLDNLSVVGVLHQPSSPGSRLLIAYENGLIVLWDASQDRVVCVRGSKDLQVKEETVHSSPKGKRTEPFDAISDRKHVEKEISSLCWVCDNGSTLAVGYTDGDIMFWDILTAASTKDNRSKNIPNNVSKIQLSEDEKRLPVMTVNWSANRLKTHPRGQLFVYGGGGIGSEEVLTVLSVDWSSGIESLKCIGRVDLTLVGSFADMVLLPAASAMENGDTLVFTLTNQGQLHFYDKECLSALMSQQKKKTDGTAVQYPVFIPTTEPCMTVGKLASVDRDGKCSSALSKQVAVDKFNAEHTLNKGGTKWPLTGGVPGQLRDGENFHVGRLYMAGYQDGSIRIWDATNPSLSLICAIGPEVGVKGIRCTNGTVSALEFCSLTFELAIGGVNGLVRLYKLIGGSDKTELHFVTKTEKEVYTSQQGNGPRCTAVFSILDSPICILQYANFGARLAVGYECGRVAMLDISSSSVLFLTDSVSNSSSPVICLYMKSISDTNSLSHSQKGSESKNSTEPENRMNKNDSESKISTDTGNGLVIPMKPEYKNVVDPEHGMSVKDPESKTSTDCGNVLPIPKDSESKNVIDPEHAKSVKDPKSQTRNDSGNVLEIPQDSESKNVADPGHETSVKDPESKTSSDSENGLVLIMTRNAHIVVLDSATGKMIKSRSMHQEKDSIAISMHIIEDSYVLCHLSSAKKHSPDSPKEGEANHDNLPPNAESGATQLVVDLNTFTRTTYFVQRSVNICILLCCDNTLQLCSLKSALEGDNNSILKVNLVKPCCWTTILKKDGKDSGLVVLYQTGAFEIRSFPNLEVVREISFMTILRWNFMTNMDKTFCSSDCGQIIMVKGSELAFVSLLACEDDFRNLESFPCLHDKVLAAATDVIANLSLRQKQSAAHGILGGIIKGLKSSKTDKNMDPNHPTENHEKYCANLESLFSNPPFLKSSTDVKDSQEPVMLNLDDIVIDGPLTVFPKDQNTKDEKKDKGSEKKKLFEGATSDTKPKMRTAAEIKAKYRETGDVAAAAARAREMLAERQEKLEKLSENTEELASGAQDFASMAKELAKRMENRKWWQL